Within the Azospirillum brasilense genome, the region GAAGGCGGCGATACGCTCGGCGCACCAGCCCGGCGCGGTCAGCGGCAGCAGATGCCCGCCTTCGGCGTGCCATTCGATCAAAACCCCATGGTATCCGCGATTTCCTCTCCCCTCCGCGGAGAGGGTTAGGGTGAGGGGGTTGCGCAATGCCTGATCGTCCGGTTCCCCGAGACCCCCCTCACCCGGCGCCTTCGGCGCCCCCCTCTCCCCGGAGGGGCGAGGGGCAGAGTGGCCGCGAAACATCTGTTCGGTCATGGCCGGCGGGACGATGGGGTCCTGCGCTCCCGCCAGGGCCAGCACCGGGCCGGTGAGCGCAGCGCGGGCGTCCCAATTGCGTAACGCCTGCAACGCCTCACCCAACCGGGCCGCATCCAGGCCCTCAGGCAGCGGGGCCTCGCAGCCGCAGCGGCGCA harbors:
- a CDS encoding alpha/beta fold hydrolase, which codes for MTAPLFVFVHGWGFGPAVWDGVRDALPNGESVAVDLGFYGPPSLPERPAGRPIVAVGHSFGGLWLLHERPFAWDRLVLVNGFPRFTEGDGFAPATPRRLLDRMIARFDTAPEAVTADFLRRCGCEAPLPEGLDAARLGEALQALRNWDARAALTGPVLALAGAQDPIVPPAMTEQMFRGHSAPRPSGERGAPKAPGEGGLGEPDDQALRNPLTLTLSAEGRGNRGYHGVLIEWHAEGGHLLPLTAPGWCAERIAAFAAGLTA